In one window of Rathayibacter caricis DSM 15933 DNA:
- a CDS encoding FadR/GntR family transcriptional regulator — protein sequence MAFSPVQKVSAYESIVEQIERAVEIGDLKPGDRLPGERQLMADFSVSRATIREALRVLQATGLLESRPGDPRGPMITAYSPRILEKSMARLAHLESISRVELLQFRLLLEGQSCLLAAENRTAEDLAGIEEHLAALHEVARGEADGFGERVNRFHAAIRRASGNQLIEVCGNVVGGVMAHLTEGRLRSETDRLARMRRSAADAETLVDALRRRSPREAADVSRRNIYRYYADDLTPEEAAALASSLPSPVDAPV from the coding sequence GTGGCGTTCAGCCCCGTGCAGAAGGTCAGCGCGTACGAGTCGATCGTCGAGCAGATCGAGCGCGCCGTGGAGATCGGCGACCTCAAGCCCGGCGACCGCCTGCCGGGCGAGCGCCAGCTGATGGCCGACTTCTCGGTCAGCCGCGCCACGATCCGCGAGGCGCTGCGCGTGCTGCAGGCGACGGGCCTCCTCGAGTCCCGCCCCGGCGATCCGCGGGGCCCGATGATCACCGCGTACTCGCCGCGGATCCTCGAGAAGTCCATGGCGCGCCTCGCCCATCTCGAGAGCATCAGCCGCGTCGAGCTGCTGCAGTTCCGCCTCCTGCTCGAGGGCCAGTCGTGCCTGCTCGCCGCCGAGAACCGCACCGCGGAGGATCTGGCCGGCATCGAGGAGCACCTCGCCGCCCTGCACGAGGTCGCCCGGGGCGAGGCCGACGGGTTCGGCGAGCGCGTGAACCGCTTCCACGCCGCCATCCGCCGCGCCTCCGGCAACCAGCTGATCGAGGTCTGCGGCAACGTCGTGGGCGGAGTGATGGCGCACCTGACCGAGGGCCGGCTGCGCTCCGAGACCGACCGTCTCGCCCGGATGCGCCGCAGCGCGGCCGACGCCGAGACCCTCGTCGACGCCCTGCGCCGCCGCTCCCCGCGCGAGGCGGCCGACGTGTCCCGGCGCAACATCTACCGCTACTACGCCGACGACCTCACGCCCGAGGAGGCCGCCGCGCTGGCCAGCTCGCTGCCGTCCCCGGTCGACGCGCCGGTCTGA
- a CDS encoding ABC transporter substrate-binding protein, whose protein sequence is MTHRSRRPALAAAALLSALALSACSAGAGASSSSSSGGEHAPTAIVGLTGEPANFDFTTTAGAAIPQALMNNVYEGLVAIDQDGALQPLLAESWTVSEDGTVYDFVLKEGVTFSNGAEFTADDVKFSLERVKTDWKINQAKMAVLDRVEVVSPTEARVVLSRPSNSWLFDMGGSVGLMLDESGVADLANTPVGTGPYTVTERVTGDHISLAARDDYWGEAPAVTDVTLRYFADAVASTNALRAGDVDMLYNMQAPDLVAQFETNDDFQVIQGTSNGEILLSMNNAEAPFDDLRVRQAIAHALDRQAIIDTAWAGYGELIGAMVPPTDPYYEDLTDLYPYDPDKARDLLAEAGAEDLSITFDVPTRPYATAVSEVVVSQLAEVGIDATIASDEFPAVWLDKVFTRHDYEMSVILAVEPRDFLANFGDPGYYLGYDDPTVATRAAEADAASAEEWAAGMEEIVADVAAEVPAVPLFLFPNIVIADSDLTGIAGNSVTESLDLTGLAWS, encoded by the coding sequence GTGACCCACAGATCCCGACGTCCCGCCCTCGCCGCGGCCGCCCTCCTCTCCGCCCTCGCGCTCTCGGCCTGCAGCGCCGGCGCGGGCGCCTCGTCGTCCTCCTCGTCCGGCGGCGAGCACGCCCCCACGGCGATCGTCGGCCTGACCGGCGAGCCCGCGAACTTCGACTTCACGACGACCGCGGGTGCCGCGATCCCGCAGGCGCTGATGAACAACGTGTACGAGGGACTCGTCGCGATCGACCAGGACGGCGCCCTGCAGCCGCTGCTCGCCGAGTCCTGGACGGTCAGCGAGGACGGCACCGTCTACGACTTCGTCCTGAAGGAGGGCGTGACGTTCTCGAACGGCGCCGAGTTCACCGCCGACGACGTGAAGTTCTCGCTCGAGCGCGTGAAGACCGACTGGAAGATCAACCAGGCGAAGATGGCGGTCCTGGACCGCGTCGAGGTCGTCTCGCCGACCGAGGCGAGGGTCGTGCTCAGCCGGCCCAGCAACTCCTGGCTGTTCGACATGGGCGGCAGCGTCGGCCTGATGCTCGACGAGAGCGGAGTCGCGGACCTCGCGAACACGCCGGTCGGCACCGGCCCCTACACGGTCACCGAGCGCGTCACCGGCGACCACATCTCGCTCGCGGCCCGCGACGACTACTGGGGCGAGGCTCCCGCCGTCACCGACGTGACGCTGCGGTACTTCGCCGACGCGGTCGCCTCCACGAACGCGCTCCGCGCCGGCGACGTCGACATGCTCTACAACATGCAGGCCCCCGACCTGGTCGCGCAGTTCGAGACGAACGACGACTTCCAGGTGATCCAGGGAACCTCGAACGGCGAGATCCTGCTGTCGATGAACAACGCCGAGGCGCCGTTCGACGACCTGCGGGTGCGCCAGGCGATCGCCCACGCCCTCGACCGCCAGGCGATCATCGACACCGCCTGGGCCGGCTACGGCGAGCTCATCGGCGCGATGGTCCCGCCGACCGACCCCTACTACGAGGACCTCACCGACCTGTACCCCTACGACCCGGACAAGGCGCGCGATCTGCTGGCCGAGGCCGGCGCCGAGGACCTGTCGATCACCTTCGACGTCCCGACCCGCCCCTACGCGACGGCCGTGTCCGAGGTCGTCGTCTCGCAGCTCGCCGAGGTCGGGATCGACGCGACGATCGCGTCGGACGAGTTCCCCGCGGTCTGGCTCGACAAGGTGTTCACCCGCCACGACTACGAGATGTCCGTCATCCTCGCCGTCGAGCCGCGCGACTTCCTCGCCAACTTCGGCGACCCCGGGTACTACCTCGGCTACGACGACCCCACCGTCGCGACCCGCGCCGCCGAGGCCGACGCCGCATCGGCCGAGGAGTGGGCCGCGGGCATGGAGGAGATCGTCGCCGACGTCGCGGCCGAGGTCCCCGCGGTGCCGCTGTTCCTCTTCCCGAACATCGTGATCGCCGACTCCGACCTCACCGGCATCGCCGGCAACTCGGTCACGGAGTCGCTCGACCTCACCGGCCTGGCCTGGTCCTAG
- a CDS encoding ABC transporter permease — protein sequence MALRMLALVGNFLATVLISTIVVFLLLRVMPGDPATVALGIEATPEQLAAWRAENGIDAPLVVQYLDWLAGLLRGDFGTSYVSGQDISPIVSDRFQVTLILVVVAMLIALVVAIPLGTFAAMRQRHPSGVVISGVSQIGVAVPNFLVGVLLVAFFAIGLGWFPSGGWVPPSDPAFLSHIALPAIALGSVQASILTRYVRSAVLEIMREDFLRTARSKGLTSGAALVRHGLRNAGIPVLTIVGVQLAGLFIGAVVIERVFSIPGLGSYLVDSVGNRDLLAVQAVVVVLVVAIVAINFLVDLAFTLLDPRLRRAS from the coding sequence ATGGCCCTCCGGATGCTCGCACTCGTCGGCAACTTCCTCGCCACCGTGCTCATCTCGACCATCGTCGTGTTCCTGCTGCTCCGGGTGATGCCCGGCGACCCCGCCACGGTCGCGCTCGGCATCGAGGCGACTCCCGAGCAGCTCGCCGCGTGGCGGGCCGAGAACGGCATCGACGCCCCGCTCGTCGTGCAGTACCTCGACTGGCTCGCCGGGCTCCTGCGCGGCGACTTCGGCACCTCCTACGTCAGCGGGCAGGACATCTCGCCGATCGTGTCCGACCGCTTCCAGGTGACGCTGATCCTGGTGGTCGTCGCGATGCTGATCGCCCTGGTCGTGGCGATCCCGCTCGGCACGTTCGCCGCGATGCGGCAGCGGCACCCGTCCGGAGTCGTGATCTCGGGCGTCTCGCAGATCGGCGTCGCCGTGCCGAACTTCCTCGTCGGCGTGCTGCTCGTGGCGTTCTTCGCCATCGGCCTGGGCTGGTTCCCCTCCGGAGGCTGGGTGCCGCCGTCGGATCCCGCGTTCCTCTCGCACATCGCGCTTCCCGCGATCGCGCTGGGCTCGGTGCAGGCGTCGATCCTGACCCGCTACGTCCGGTCGGCGGTGCTCGAGATCATGCGCGAGGACTTCCTCCGGACCGCCCGTTCGAAGGGGCTGACCTCGGGGGCGGCGCTGGTGCGGCACGGGCTGCGCAACGCGGGCATCCCCGTGCTGACCATCGTGGGCGTCCAGCTCGCCGGCCTGTTCATCGGAGCGGTCGTGATCGAGCGCGTGTTCAGCATCCCCGGTCTCGGCAGCTACCTCGTCGACTCCGTCGGCAACCGCGATCTGCTCGCGGTGCAGGCGGTGGTCGTCGTCCTCGTCGTGGCGATCGTCGCGATCAACTTCCTGGTCGACCTCGCCTTCACGCTCCTCGACCCGCGCCTCAGGAGGGCCTCATGA
- a CDS encoding ABC transporter permease codes for MTAVLPPGTEPQSGRSTPPRTALITRPPGRLQRLRLGADAQLWIGGALILLVLVTALVSLVWTPYDPTRSVAGDRLLFPSAAHPFGTDRYGRDVLSGIMVGAQITLLVGTVAVAIAAVIGVPFGILAGMRPKRIGVLVMGGSDVVMAFPGLLLAIVFGAVFGADTTTAMVALGIGAAPAFARVARAGTLQVMATDYVFAARAANRSGLSIALRHVLPNIAGILVVQCSVNFGVAVLAEAGLSFLGLGTKPPTPSWGRMLQDSQQFLGAYDYLAIVPGLAIALAVLGFNLLGDGLRDRFDPKMRNR; via the coding sequence ATGACCGCTGTGCTCCCTCCCGGCACCGAGCCGCAGTCCGGTCGGTCCACCCCTCCGCGCACCGCCCTGATCACCCGGCCGCCCGGCCGCCTGCAGCGGCTCCGGCTCGGCGCCGACGCGCAGCTCTGGATCGGCGGCGCGCTGATCCTGCTCGTGCTGGTCACCGCCCTGGTGTCGCTCGTCTGGACGCCGTACGACCCGACCCGCTCCGTCGCCGGCGACCGGCTGCTGTTCCCCAGCGCCGCGCACCCCTTCGGCACCGACCGCTACGGGCGGGACGTGCTCTCGGGCATCATGGTCGGCGCGCAGATCACCCTGCTCGTCGGCACGGTCGCCGTCGCGATCGCCGCCGTGATCGGCGTCCCGTTCGGGATCCTCGCCGGGATGCGGCCGAAGCGGATCGGCGTCCTGGTCATGGGCGGCAGCGACGTCGTCATGGCGTTCCCCGGTCTCCTGCTCGCCATCGTCTTCGGAGCCGTGTTCGGCGCCGACACCACGACTGCGATGGTCGCCCTCGGGATCGGAGCGGCACCGGCCTTCGCCCGCGTGGCCCGCGCCGGGACGCTGCAGGTGATGGCGACCGACTACGTCTTCGCGGCCCGCGCGGCGAACCGCTCCGGTCTCTCGATCGCCCTGCGCCACGTGCTGCCGAACATCGCCGGGATCCTCGTCGTGCAGTGCTCGGTCAACTTCGGCGTGGCCGTGCTCGCCGAGGCCGGGCTCTCGTTCCTCGGGCTCGGCACCAAGCCGCCCACGCCCTCCTGGGGCCGGATGCTGCAGGACTCGCAGCAGTTCCTCGGGGCCTACGACTACCTCGCGATCGTGCCGGGACTGGCCATCGCCCTCGCCGTGCTCGGCTTCAACCTGCTCGGCGACGGACTCCGCGACCGATTCGACCCGAAGATGAGGAACCGCTGA
- a CDS encoding dipeptide ABC transporter ATP-binding protein, whose protein sequence is MTELRPAALDVSHLSVRAGDRLLVDDLTFRIAAGERVGLIGESGSGKSLTSLAVMGLLPDTVTATGSVRVGEDAGEVVGLGERAAARLRGSTMAMVFQEPMTALNPLMRVGTQIAEAMRIHRTQPDRRSAARRAVELLADVGLPSPEEAARAYPHQLSGGQRQRVVLAIALANDPALLVADEPTTALDVTVQRQVLDLVLRSVTERGTGLLFITHDLAVVGETCDRVLVMNAGVIVEEGPIDRVFTKPEHPYTRGLLAASDLDATDSAGRLFTVATSEGYTPGRSVDRMDAGREERAAAPEAPTVVRASGLTKTYTRGRTSLFSPPQKVEALRGLDFEIRAGDRFGIVGESGSGKSTLLRILSGLDTPTSGALEVVGRDLTTHRRADLAELRSSLQIVFQDPMASLDPRMKVGDIVAEPLLNAANTGAAVSASERADRVAEVIRSVGLPADSVARYPHQFSGGQRQRISIARALVCRPRILVADEPVSALDVSVRAQVLNLLADLVEEYRLTLIFVSHDLGVVRYLCDRVAVMRSGRIVEQGPTRALYENPVDDYTRALIAATPSIRHRQEIR, encoded by the coding sequence ATGACCGAGCTCCGCCCCGCCGCCCTCGACGTCTCCCACCTCTCCGTCCGAGCCGGGGACCGCCTCCTCGTCGACGACCTCACCTTCCGCATCGCCGCCGGCGAGCGGGTGGGCCTCATCGGCGAGTCCGGGTCGGGCAAGTCGCTGACCTCCCTCGCCGTGATGGGGCTCCTGCCCGACACCGTGACCGCGACGGGGAGCGTGCGCGTGGGCGAGGACGCCGGCGAGGTCGTGGGCCTGGGGGAGCGCGCCGCGGCGCGGCTGCGCGGCTCGACGATGGCGATGGTGTTCCAGGAGCCGATGACCGCGCTCAACCCGCTCATGCGGGTCGGCACGCAGATCGCCGAGGCGATGCGGATCCACCGCACCCAGCCGGACCGCCGGTCCGCCGCCCGCCGCGCGGTCGAGCTGCTCGCCGATGTCGGCCTGCCGTCGCCCGAGGAGGCGGCGCGCGCCTACCCGCACCAGCTGTCCGGCGGTCAGCGTCAGCGGGTCGTCCTCGCCATCGCTCTGGCCAACGACCCCGCCCTCCTCGTCGCCGACGAGCCCACCACCGCGCTCGACGTCACGGTCCAGCGCCAGGTCCTCGACCTGGTCCTGCGCAGCGTGACGGAGCGGGGCACCGGTCTCCTCTTCATCACCCACGACCTCGCCGTGGTCGGCGAGACCTGCGACCGGGTGCTGGTCATGAACGCCGGGGTCATCGTCGAGGAGGGGCCGATCGACCGGGTATTCACGAAGCCCGAGCACCCGTACACGCGCGGACTGCTCGCCGCCTCCGACCTCGACGCCACCGACTCCGCCGGCCGGCTCTTCACCGTCGCGACCTCCGAGGGCTACACCCCCGGCCGCTCGGTCGACCGGATGGACGCGGGGCGCGAGGAGCGCGCGGCGGCCCCCGAGGCCCCGACCGTGGTCCGCGCCTCCGGTCTCACGAAGACCTACACGCGCGGCCGCACCTCCCTCTTCTCGCCGCCGCAGAAGGTCGAGGCCCTGCGCGGACTCGACTTCGAGATCCGGGCGGGCGACCGGTTCGGCATCGTGGGGGAGTCGGGGTCGGGCAAGTCGACCCTGCTCCGCATCCTCTCGGGGCTCGACACCCCGACCTCCGGAGCGCTCGAGGTGGTCGGGCGGGATCTGACGACGCACCGCCGCGCCGACCTCGCCGAGCTGCGCAGCAGCCTGCAGATCGTGTTCCAGGACCCGATGGCGTCGCTGGATCCGCGGATGAAGGTGGGCGACATCGTCGCCGAGCCCCTGCTGAACGCGGCGAACACCGGAGCCGCGGTGTCGGCGTCCGAGCGCGCCGACCGCGTCGCCGAGGTGATCCGCTCGGTCGGCCTGCCCGCCGACTCCGTCGCCCGCTACCCGCACCAGTTCTCGGGCGGACAGCGTCAGCGCATCTCGATCGCTCGGGCGCTGGTCTGCCGCCCGCGGATCCTCGTCGCCGACGAGCCCGTGAGCGCCCTCGACGTCTCGGTCCGGGCGCAGGTGCTGAACCTGCTCGCCGACCTGGTCGAGGAGTACCGCCTCACCCTGATCTTCGTGTCGCACGACCTCGGTGTCGTGCGCTACCTCTGCGACCGCGTCGCGGTGATGCGCAGCGGCCGCATCGTGGAGCAGGGGCCGACCCGCGCGCTCTACGAGAACCCCGTCGACGACTACACCCGGGCGCTCATCGCCGCCACGCCCTCGATCCGCCACCGCCAGGAGATCCGATGA
- a CDS encoding amidase — translation MTPSTDTSFRYDGARLAAAYSSGELSPVDVAEELLADIEQRNPAINAFSDLDPEGVLAAARASEERRRAGAPLSRLDGVPVTVKENLYRVGLPARAGTAAAAATVPRQDSPAVARLLEAGAVIVGSTTMPDWGMLSSGVSSAHGVTRSPLDPALTVGGSSSGAGAAAAAGFGTFHVGTDIGGSVRLPAAWLGLATLKPSDGRIPLDNPYQGRAAGPLAQSVADVALGMSVLSRPDARDYTSLPPESIDWDDRALDVRGARVAVHTDPGAGMAVDPEIRAAVLAAADAYSDAGAEVVELPAFLDDGVLEQIDLFWRVRFWRTYYDLPTEAKARALPFITTWVHGGADVSGRRVLEATEAISELRRRTVEATLPFDAVLSPVAPVAAFPAEWPMPWGHEDRGMAHIAFTVPYNMSGQPAASINAGTTSDGRAIGLQISGRRFADLEVLRHAQWWESARPESAVPVFARG, via the coding sequence ATGACCCCCTCGACCGACACCTCCTTCCGCTACGACGGGGCACGCCTCGCGGCCGCCTACTCCTCGGGCGAGCTCTCGCCGGTCGACGTGGCGGAGGAGCTCCTCGCCGACATCGAGCAGCGGAACCCCGCGATCAACGCCTTCAGCGACCTCGACCCCGAGGGCGTCCTCGCGGCGGCCCGCGCGAGCGAGGAGCGCCGGCGCGCAGGCGCACCCCTCAGCCGGCTCGACGGAGTGCCCGTCACGGTCAAGGAGAACCTGTACCGCGTCGGACTGCCGGCCCGCGCGGGGACCGCGGCCGCCGCCGCGACGGTCCCGCGGCAGGACTCGCCCGCCGTCGCGCGCCTGCTCGAGGCGGGCGCCGTGATCGTCGGCTCGACCACGATGCCCGACTGGGGCATGCTCTCCTCCGGAGTCTCGAGCGCCCACGGAGTGACCCGCAGCCCCCTGGATCCCGCGCTCACCGTCGGCGGGTCGTCTTCGGGCGCGGGAGCCGCGGCGGCTGCGGGCTTCGGCACCTTCCACGTCGGCACCGACATCGGCGGCTCCGTGCGACTGCCCGCCGCCTGGCTCGGGCTCGCGACGCTCAAGCCGAGCGACGGCCGCATCCCGCTCGACAACCCCTACCAGGGGCGGGCGGCGGGTCCGCTGGCCCAGTCCGTGGCGGACGTCGCGCTCGGGATGTCGGTGCTCTCGCGACCCGACGCCCGTGACTACACCTCGCTGCCGCCCGAGTCGATCGACTGGGACGACCGGGCGCTCGACGTCCGCGGTGCCCGCGTGGCCGTGCACACGGATCCGGGCGCGGGCATGGCGGTCGACCCCGAGATCCGGGCGGCGGTCCTCGCGGCCGCGGACGCCTACTCCGATGCGGGGGCCGAGGTCGTCGAACTGCCCGCCTTCCTCGACGACGGGGTCCTCGAGCAGATCGACCTCTTCTGGCGCGTGCGCTTCTGGCGCACCTACTACGACCTGCCCACCGAGGCGAAGGCGCGCGCCCTGCCCTTCATCACCACCTGGGTGCACGGAGGCGCTGACGTGTCCGGACGCCGAGTGCTCGAGGCGACCGAGGCGATCAGCGAGCTGCGCCGCCGGACCGTCGAGGCGACGCTGCCGTTCGACGCCGTCCTGTCGCCGGTCGCCCCGGTCGCAGCGTTCCCGGCGGAGTGGCCGATGCCGTGGGGGCACGAGGACCGCGGCATGGCGCACATCGCCTTCACCGTCCCCTACAACATGTCCGGTCAGCCCGCGGCGAGCATCAACGCGGGGACGACCTCCGACGGCCGCGCGATCGGGCTGCAGATCTCGGGGCGGCGCTTCGCGGACCTCGAGGTGCTGCGCCACGCGCAGTGGTGGGAGTCGGCGCGGCCGGAGTCGGCGGTGCCGGTGTTCGCCCGGGGGTGA
- a CDS encoding VWA domain-containing protein: MAEFSASVFQNEYLSDGATDVHAIVTVTASGTGSAGSDGAAAEIIIVDCSGSMTGENMAAAKRAAQVAVDQILDGTFFAVVAGSERADRAFPYPNASVSMVRMEPGARAAAREAIGYLQADGGTAMGSWLTLARQLFATVPEATQRHAILLTDGKNEHESRMQLDAAIRAAQGAFQCDVRGVGTRWVVEEARTIASALLGTVGLIANPSDMAADFEQLMQASMGRGVANGELRVWTPQGAQLLFVRQVAPNLEDLSSRRTPVNPLTGSYPTGAWGDESREYHVAVRVASKPVGAEQLAARVQLSVRDEVVASALVKARWTDDSALTARIDLAVAHYTGQTELASAIQDGLAAKAAGDDATATVKLGRAVQLAAVTGNDEATAKLRKVVEIDNPNEGTVRLKRGVTRLDEMALDTASTKTTRVRK; this comes from the coding sequence ATGGCGGAGTTCAGCGCGAGTGTTTTCCAGAACGAGTACCTCTCGGACGGCGCCACGGATGTGCACGCGATCGTGACGGTCACCGCCTCCGGCACCGGCTCGGCCGGCAGCGACGGAGCGGCCGCCGAGATCATCATCGTCGACTGCTCCGGATCGATGACCGGCGAGAACATGGCCGCCGCCAAGCGCGCGGCCCAGGTCGCGGTCGACCAGATCCTCGACGGCACGTTCTTCGCGGTCGTGGCGGGCTCCGAGCGCGCCGACCGCGCGTTCCCGTACCCCAACGCCTCCGTCTCGATGGTGCGGATGGAGCCGGGCGCCCGCGCCGCGGCCCGCGAGGCCATCGGCTACCTCCAGGCCGACGGCGGCACCGCGATGGGCAGCTGGCTGACCCTCGCGCGCCAGCTCTTCGCGACGGTCCCGGAGGCGACGCAGCGCCACGCGATCCTCCTCACCGACGGCAAGAACGAGCACGAGTCGCGGATGCAGCTCGACGCCGCGATCCGCGCCGCCCAGGGCGCGTTCCAGTGCGACGTGCGCGGAGTCGGCACCCGCTGGGTGGTCGAGGAGGCGCGCACGATCGCGAGCGCACTGCTCGGCACCGTCGGCCTCATCGCGAACCCGTCCGACATGGCGGCCGACTTCGAGCAGCTCATGCAGGCGTCGATGGGCCGCGGAGTCGCGAACGGCGAGCTGCGCGTGTGGACCCCGCAGGGCGCGCAGCTGCTCTTCGTCCGTCAGGTCGCGCCGAACCTCGAGGACCTCAGCTCGCGCCGGACGCCGGTCAACCCGCTGACCGGCTCCTACCCCACGGGCGCCTGGGGCGACGAGTCGCGGGAGTACCACGTGGCGGTCCGCGTCGCCTCGAAGCCGGTCGGAGCGGAGCAGCTCGCCGCCCGCGTGCAGCTGAGCGTGCGCGACGAGGTGGTCGCCTCGGCGCTGGTGAAGGCCCGCTGGACCGACGACTCCGCCCTCACCGCCCGCATCGACCTCGCGGTCGCGCACTACACGGGGCAGACCGAGCTGGCCTCGGCGATCCAGGACGGACTCGCGGCGAAGGCCGCCGGCGACGATGCGACGGCCACCGTCAAGCTCGGCCGCGCCGTGCAGCTCGCCGCCGTCACCGGCAACGACGAGGCGACGGCGAAGCTGCGCAAGGTGGTCGAGATCGACAACCCGAACGAGGGCACCGTGCGGCTGAAGCGCGGAGTCACGCGCCTGGACGAGATGGCGCTCGACACGGCGTCCACCAAGACCACGCGGGTGCGCAAGTGA
- a CDS encoding FHA domain-containing protein encodes MSYRCPEGHTSASGDYCDVCGAPIQAAQPSAPAPSAAAPTTAIPTGPAVCPNCSYPNEAGALFCENCGYDFTTGSLPEADPFTESGAVRAPGEVGGSATPAGDPGAHPGEAPAPAADPEAPTAFVPEQEAGFDVPVATAPPTEVIPEPEPAPAPVESEDEPWIAELWIDPEWYADQRADDPMPSAGPPDVVVLRERSLLVGRPSVSRGISPEIDCGTDSGVSRRHCQLSTDGYRWWVEDLQSANGTYLAPAGAALPQTPIAPGQRREIEEGDRLYVGAWTRIVLRKALPGEA; translated from the coding sequence GTGAGCTACCGGTGCCCCGAGGGGCACACCTCCGCGTCCGGCGACTACTGCGACGTCTGCGGCGCGCCGATCCAGGCCGCACAGCCTTCCGCTCCTGCGCCCAGCGCCGCTGCGCCGACCACGGCGATCCCGACCGGGCCGGCCGTGTGCCCCAACTGCTCGTACCCCAACGAGGCGGGCGCGCTGTTCTGCGAGAACTGCGGCTACGACTTCACCACGGGCTCGCTGCCCGAGGCCGACCCGTTCACCGAGTCGGGCGCCGTGCGCGCTCCCGGCGAGGTCGGCGGATCCGCGACGCCGGCGGGGGACCCCGGCGCGCACCCGGGCGAGGCCCCGGCGCCGGCCGCCGATCCCGAGGCGCCGACCGCGTTCGTGCCCGAGCAGGAGGCCGGGTTCGACGTCCCGGTCGCGACGGCGCCGCCGACGGAGGTGATCCCCGAGCCCGAGCCGGCCCCCGCGCCGGTCGAGTCGGAGGACGAGCCGTGGATCGCCGAGCTCTGGATCGACCCCGAGTGGTACGCGGACCAGCGCGCCGACGACCCGATGCCCTCCGCGGGACCGCCGGACGTCGTCGTGCTGCGCGAGCGCTCGCTGCTCGTCGGCCGCCCCTCCGTCTCGCGCGGCATCTCGCCGGAGATCGACTGCGGCACCGACTCCGGAGTCTCGCGCCGGCACTGCCAGCTGAGCACCGACGGCTACCGCTGGTGGGTCGAGGACCTGCAGTCGGCCAACGGCACCTACCTCGCGCCCGCGGGAGCCGCGCTGCCGCAGACGCCGATCGCTCCCGGCCAGCGCCGCGAGATCGAGGAGGGCGACCGCCTCTACGTCGGCGCCTGGACCCGCATCGTCCTCCGGAAGGCCCTGCCGGGCGAGGCCTGA
- a CDS encoding serine/threonine-protein kinase, with amino-acid sequence MSTIAANAAQQRVAGRYYLIERIGSGGMGSVYRARDETVQRDVAVKVFRAEASNPEDVARQEREVRMLSSFAHPGIVNLFDAGLHNFGGEVRRYVVMELVADPTMEVRLQAGPMPVDEVSAIGTQLAEALSYLHERGVVHRDVKPANILVSDVGSSGYEHTAKLTDFGVAHFMDGSRLTSDGIVIGTASFVSPEQVAGEPISGASDVFSLGLVLLEALTGHREYSGTVLEAAIARLHRSPTIPPTLPAEWRTLLAEMTQRDPSLRPTADEVAHRLRGGLAPGSGSVATVDGSRTARIRRGVIIGSSVVGVGAVAALSWMLGLLAGR; translated from the coding sequence ATGAGCACCATCGCCGCCAATGCCGCCCAGCAGCGGGTGGCAGGGCGCTACTACCTGATCGAGCGCATCGGCTCGGGTGGGATGGGATCCGTCTACCGCGCGCGCGACGAGACCGTGCAGCGCGACGTCGCCGTGAAGGTGTTCCGCGCCGAGGCGTCGAACCCGGAGGACGTCGCCCGCCAGGAGCGCGAGGTGCGGATGCTGAGCTCGTTCGCCCACCCCGGCATCGTCAACCTCTTCGACGCGGGGCTGCACAACTTCGGCGGCGAGGTGCGCCGCTACGTCGTCATGGAGCTCGTCGCGGATCCGACGATGGAGGTGCGGCTCCAGGCGGGTCCGATGCCCGTCGACGAGGTGTCCGCGATCGGCACCCAGCTCGCCGAGGCGCTCTCCTACCTGCACGAGCGCGGAGTCGTCCACCGCGATGTGAAGCCCGCCAACATCCTCGTCAGCGACGTCGGCTCGAGCGGCTACGAGCACACCGCCAAGCTCACCGACTTCGGCGTCGCCCACTTCATGGACGGCTCGCGCCTCACCAGCGACGGCATCGTCATCGGCACGGCCAGCTTCGTCAGCCCCGAGCAGGTCGCGGGCGAGCCGATCAGCGGAGCGAGCGACGTCTTCTCGCTCGGCCTGGTCCTCCTCGAGGCGCTCACCGGCCACCGGGAGTACTCGGGAACGGTCCTCGAGGCGGCCATCGCCCGCCTGCACCGCAGCCCCACGATCCCCCCGACTCTGCCGGCGGAGTGGCGCACGCTGCTCGCCGAGATGACGCAGCGCGACCCCTCCCTCCGGCCGACCGCCGACGAGGTGGCGCACCGGCTGCGCGGCGGCCTCGCTCCCGGATCCGGGTCGGTCGCAACGGTCGACGGGAGCCGCACCGCGCGGATCCGCCGCGGCGTGATCATCGGCTCGAGCGTCGTCGGCGTCGGCGCGGTCGCCGCTCTGTCCTGGATGCTCGGGCTGCTCGCCGGCCGCTGA